A stretch of Geomonas oryzisoli DNA encodes these proteins:
- a CDS encoding slipin family protein codes for MNVVNLFPVLVVLFLIVAFLANAIRILPEYERGVLFRLGRVKKVRGPGLVLIIPGIDRLVRVSLRIVAMDVPSQDVITHDNVTVKVSAVIYFRVIDAVRAVVEMENYLYATSQLSQTTLRSVLGQVDLDELLANREKINQELQEILDRQTEPWGVKVSTVEVKNIDLPQEMQRAIARQAEAERERRAKVIHAEGELQASEKLAQAATVMGNEPMSLQLRYLQTLTEIAAEKNSTTIFPVPIDLIKIFIDRTGK; via the coding sequence CTCCCCGAGTACGAAAGGGGGGTGCTGTTCCGTCTCGGGCGGGTCAAGAAGGTGCGCGGGCCGGGCCTCGTGCTCATCATCCCGGGGATCGACCGGCTGGTGCGGGTCTCGCTGCGCATCGTGGCCATGGACGTTCCCTCCCAGGACGTGATCACCCACGACAACGTCACCGTCAAGGTCTCCGCGGTGATCTACTTCCGCGTCATCGACGCGGTGCGGGCGGTGGTCGAGATGGAGAACTACCTCTATGCGACCAGCCAGCTCTCCCAGACTACGCTCAGAAGTGTGCTGGGGCAGGTGGACCTGGACGAGCTCCTCGCCAACAGGGAGAAGATCAACCAGGAGCTCCAGGAGATCCTGGACCGGCAGACCGAGCCGTGGGGGGTGAAGGTATCCACGGTCGAGGTGAAGAATATCGACCTGCCGCAGGAAATGCAGCGGGCGATCGCCAGGCAGGCGGAGGCGGAGCGCGAGCGGCGCGCCAAGGTCATCCACGCCGAGGGGGAACTGCAGGCTTCCGAAAAGCTGGCCCAGGCGGCGACGGTGATGGGGAACGAGCCGATGTCGCTGCAGCTGCGCTACCTGCAGACGCTGACGGAGATCGCGGCGGAGAAGAACTCCACTACCATATTCCCGGTGCCTATCGACTTGATCAAGATCTTCATCGATCGGACGGGGAAGTAG
- a CDS encoding class I SAM-dependent methyltransferase — MDLKEAQTGNLIRHPWETSRLDALQEILSEFLTPGMRVLDIGCGDGFVAESLCKEMPGIKITAVDTHLSDEQVRNFTVNKAEISFRKELPEQGRFDLALLLDVLEHIEEDAPFLKNVVHRYLASKGLVLVTVPAFQGLFSCHDTFLGHYRRYSLPQLLHLVEGAGLKVRRSGYLFSTLLLPKLVLFKLLAPADAPGGVGQWSRGALITSLVHLVLKLDNKLLFAAGRLGIKIPGLTGWVLCEKQGS, encoded by the coding sequence ATGGACCTGAAAGAGGCACAGACGGGCAACCTGATCAGACACCCATGGGAAACCTCTCGGCTTGATGCCTTGCAGGAGATTCTCTCGGAGTTCCTGACTCCGGGAATGCGGGTCCTTGATATAGGTTGCGGCGACGGTTTCGTCGCCGAGAGTCTTTGCAAAGAGATGCCAGGTATAAAGATCACTGCCGTAGATACTCACCTTTCCGATGAACAGGTGCGTAACTTCACGGTGAACAAGGCCGAAATCTCGTTCCGGAAGGAGTTGCCCGAACAGGGGCGCTTCGACCTGGCCCTGCTTTTGGACGTGCTCGAACATATCGAGGAGGACGCCCCTTTTCTAAAGAACGTGGTGCACCGTTACCTCGCTTCCAAGGGGCTGGTGCTTGTAACGGTGCCGGCTTTTCAAGGCCTCTTCAGCTGCCACGACACCTTCCTGGGGCACTACCGGCGCTACAGCCTGCCGCAGTTGCTGCATCTTGTCGAAGGGGCCGGGCTGAAGGTGCGGCGCTCGGGCTACCTTTTTTCCACCTTGCTTCTGCCTAAACTGGTGCTCTTCAAACTGCTCGCGCCGGCCGATGCCCCTGGCGGGGTAGGGCAATGGAGCAGGGGGGCGCTGATCACTTCCCTGGTTCACCTGGTGTTGAAGCTCGACAACAAACTGCTCTTTGCCGCTGGCAGGTTGGGTATAAAGATACCCGGCCTCACAGGATGGGTGCTGTGCGAAAAACAAGGATCGTAA
- a CDS encoding dolichyl-phosphate beta-glucosyltransferase has protein sequence MGAVRKTRIVIPCYNESQRLLPQAFLSALHNDPSLSFLFVNDGSTDSTLQVLNSIRDKYPAQVDVLDLETNCGKAEAVRRGVLEASEGPFQYVGYWDADLATPLDAIDEFCAVLDKRQVDAVLGSRVRLLGRRIKRRPVRHYLGRIFATCASVLLGMNIYDTQCGAKIFRNSTALHMVFASPFKVSWIFDVEMLARFPLVLDASCAEVSANWVEFPLHEWQDVKGSKLRGTDYFKALAEFGTLFFFLKTPVRKAYRRYLQGGGSRPADSRT, from the coding sequence ATGGGTGCTGTGCGAAAAACAAGGATCGTAATCCCCTGTTACAACGAGTCGCAGCGCCTCCTGCCGCAGGCTTTCCTATCAGCCCTGCATAACGATCCCTCTTTGTCTTTCCTCTTTGTCAACGACGGCAGCACTGACAGTACGCTGCAGGTACTGAACTCCATCAGGGATAAATATCCGGCGCAGGTCGACGTACTCGATCTGGAGACCAACTGCGGCAAGGCCGAGGCGGTGAGGCGCGGGGTCCTGGAGGCCAGCGAGGGGCCGTTTCAATACGTGGGGTATTGGGATGCCGACCTGGCAACGCCGCTGGACGCGATCGACGAGTTCTGCGCGGTGCTGGATAAACGCCAGGTCGATGCGGTGCTGGGATCGCGGGTCCGCCTGCTGGGGAGAAGGATCAAGCGCAGGCCGGTGAGACACTACCTGGGCAGGATATTCGCCACCTGCGCTTCCGTACTGCTCGGCATGAACATCTATGACACCCAGTGCGGCGCGAAGATCTTCCGCAACTCGACGGCGTTGCACATGGTCTTCGCCTCGCCGTTCAAGGTGAGCTGGATTTTCGACGTGGAGATGCTGGCCAGGTTCCCACTGGTGCTGGATGCATCCTGTGCCGAAGTAAGCGCCAACTGGGTGGAGTTCCCGCTGCACGAATGGCAGGACGTCAAGGGGTCGAAGCTGCGCGGCACGGATTACTTCAAGGCTCTCGCGGAGTTCGGCACGCTGTTTTTCTTCCTCAAAACCCCGGTCCGCAAGGCCTACCGACGCTACCTGCAGGGGGGAGGCAGCCGCCCGGCAGACTCCCGCACCTGA
- a CDS encoding ferritin — MLTDKLCTALNKQLNNELYSAYLYLSMSSYASSIGLKGSANWFMVQYQEEMVHAMKFYNYINSRGEHVKLQAIDAPPAEFKNLLDMFEQTLKHELTITASINELTDLALSEKDHATNIFLQWFVTEQIEEEENDRDIIGKLKLIGDNGQGLLMLDNELATRVFVPPPTTAAP; from the coding sequence ATGCTGACCGACAAGCTGTGCACCGCTCTCAACAAACAACTCAACAACGAACTTTACTCTGCCTATCTCTACCTTTCCATGTCTTCCTATGCCTCTTCCATCGGCCTCAAAGGCAGCGCCAACTGGTTCATGGTTCAGTACCAGGAGGAGATGGTTCATGCCATGAAGTTTTACAACTATATCAACAGCCGCGGCGAGCACGTGAAGCTGCAGGCGATCGACGCTCCCCCCGCCGAATTCAAGAACCTTTTGGACATGTTCGAGCAGACCCTGAAGCACGAATTGACCATCACCGCCTCGATCAACGAGCTCACCGACTTGGCCCTCTCCGAAAAGGACCACGCCACCAACATCTTCCTGCAGTGGTTCGTAACGGAGCAGATCGAGGAGGAGGAGAACGACCGGGACATCATCGGCAAGCTGAAGCTGATCGGGGACAACGGGCAGGGGCTTTTGATGCTGGACAACGAGCTGGCGACCAGGGTCTTCGTGCCGCCGCCGACGACTGCGGCACCGTAG
- a CDS encoding peptidylprolyl isomerase, with protein MFSFKKSTMPAVAALLLALTLPVGALAEEAAGNDAAEPAAKTAVKPAKKAAAKKHAKKGAKHAAKAKTAAKAPAPAVKAAAKPAAKAPAEASAPAANKEAAKAPAKDAVKEPVNEAAKEPTKDALKEVADLAKEQQQKELSQQSQHPANIAVLRVNGSVITKLDMDRALKVMLAQSKVTQPLAPEAQKEAEAAVLDQLTSVELLYQEAVKIDVPDLDQQVNDKVALNRAKFKSDEEFIDALKSVDMTMQDMQDFTRKDIVINNFIEQKFTAKAAATDAEAKKFYEDNKDQYFKQPEAVRASHILVSADVNTTPEERKRAKEKAEALLKRVKAGEDFAAVAKAESSCPSASQGGDLGAFGRGEMVPAFEKAAFGLKKGEVSGVVESEFGYHIIKVTDKQEAGAEKFENVKDKIADFLKRQKVQQEVTTLVEQLKKTAKIEKN; from the coding sequence ATGTTTTCCTTCAAGAAATCGACCATGCCTGCCGTTGCCGCCCTTCTTTTGGCCCTGACGCTACCCGTCGGCGCTCTTGCCGAGGAAGCCGCCGGAAACGATGCTGCCGAACCGGCAGCGAAAACCGCGGTCAAGCCTGCGAAGAAAGCTGCCGCGAAGAAGCACGCCAAGAAGGGAGCCAAGCACGCTGCCAAGGCCAAGACCGCGGCCAAGGCACCGGCCCCTGCCGTAAAGGCCGCTGCAAAACCTGCGGCAAAGGCACCTGCCGAGGCTTCTGCTCCGGCGGCAAATAAAGAGGCAGCCAAGGCCCCTGCCAAAGACGCGGTCAAGGAACCGGTCAACGAGGCGGCCAAGGAACCGACAAAGGATGCGCTCAAGGAAGTCGCTGATCTGGCCAAAGAACAGCAGCAAAAGGAGCTGTCCCAGCAGTCCCAGCATCCCGCCAACATCGCCGTGCTGCGCGTCAACGGCTCCGTCATCACCAAGCTGGACATGGATCGCGCTCTCAAGGTCATGCTGGCGCAAAGCAAGGTGACCCAGCCTCTGGCGCCCGAGGCTCAGAAGGAAGCCGAGGCCGCAGTCCTGGACCAGCTCACCTCCGTGGAGCTCCTGTACCAGGAGGCCGTCAAGATTGACGTACCCGACCTGGATCAGCAGGTGAACGACAAAGTGGCCCTGAACCGGGCGAAGTTCAAATCCGACGAGGAATTCATCGACGCGCTGAAGAGCGTCGACATGACCATGCAGGACATGCAGGATTTCACCCGCAAGGACATCGTCATCAACAACTTCATCGAGCAGAAGTTCACCGCCAAGGCGGCAGCCACCGATGCCGAAGCGAAGAAGTTCTACGAAGACAACAAGGACCAGTACTTCAAGCAGCCCGAAGCGGTTCGAGCCAGTCACATCCTGGTAAGTGCCGACGTGAATACGACCCCTGAAGAGCGCAAGCGCGCCAAGGAGAAGGCGGAGGCGCTGCTCAAGCGGGTGAAGGCGGGTGAGGACTTTGCGGCTGTAGCCAAAGCCGAGTCATCCTGTCCCTCTGCCAGCCAGGGTGGCGACCTCGGGGCTTTCGGTCGTGGCGAGATGGTCCCCGCCTTCGAGAAAGCAGCCTTTGGTCTCAAGAAGGGCGAAGTAAGCGGCGTAGTCGAGTCCGAGTTCGGTTATCACATCATCAAAGTGACCGACAAGCAGGAAGCGGGTGCCGAGAAGTTCGAGAACGTGAAGGACAAGATTGCCGACTTCCTGAAGCGTCAGAAAGTGCAGCAGGAAGTCACCACCCTGGTAGAGCAGCTGAAGAAGACCGCCAAGATCGAGAAGAACTAG
- a CDS encoding YtxH domain-containing protein, whose protein sequence is MSKKTEQAALLAFLAGAAVAAGAALLFTPKTGREVREKLGEAKDEALDKLKGCVKNAKLRSRKNGSDQMNYDGGDCWI, encoded by the coding sequence ATGTCGAAGAAAACCGAACAGGCCGCTCTGTTGGCCTTCCTGGCCGGAGCCGCGGTAGCTGCGGGTGCCGCTCTCCTCTTTACCCCGAAAACCGGCCGCGAGGTTCGCGAAAAGCTGGGCGAAGCGAAAGACGAGGCGTTGGACAAGCTGAAAGGGTGCGTGAAGAACGCGAAGCTGCGCTCCAGGAAGAACGGCTCCGATCAGATGAACTACGACGGCGGAGACTGCTGGATATAA
- the ptsP gene encoding phosphoenolpyruvate--protein phosphotransferase → MPEEAGEQLGLRTLEDISALILQSHDLQETLDNIVNLVAKRMSSDVCSIYLLEEDGETLRLHATRGLSRLSVGITMKISEGLTGLVVEQRGVVATDNAPRHPRYKYFRKTKEEKVLSFLGVPFFERDIPMGVLVIQNREARTFTPQEISAVSTIAWQISSIVSNAKLLDSIRKKEEERAFFAAEVDRLKKNGVLKEGGRSSRKGPSSAALVGIGISPGFALGKVSILHHRGPSEEAILERARPRSEELNMFHQALEKARIHTIYMEKRMGEILSEADASIFHSHLMILEDRGFIAKITALIEDGLGAHRAVNQVVEAYVSAFARMEDPYLRERSADMEDIGRRICDALNGHSTHRERLRDERIIVARELLPSDLAIMDHGKVIGIATEKGNLNAHSAIMARALGIPAVFGVEGLLQRVGVRSEVVVDGNSGCVYVNPDQSVKQEYVRLQGDFDQKQRALEEIRDLPACTPDGCTVSLLANVGLLSDLKVAHLHGAEGVGLYRTEFPFMTRSSLPSRQVQAAVYRKMLEGFPGLPVNIRTLDIGGDKGLSYFPHPKEDNPFLGWRSMRISLDREDILREQLAAILIASASGKCNLMFPMISGVDEVRRIKTILAQVKDELTREGRSFDREIGLGVMVELPAAVMVADMLVKEVDYLSIGTNDLIQYTLACDRNNPRVKKWYDPYHPAVLHSIKKVADAAAGAGKPASLCGEMAGEPINAILLMGLGLRSFSLSAPNIPRVKEAVRRITLQKAREIGDRVLAMESARSIREYLEATQRELGL, encoded by the coding sequence ATGCCAGAGGAGGCTGGTGAGCAACTGGGACTGAGGACACTGGAGGATATCAGCGCGCTGATTCTCCAGTCTCACGATCTGCAGGAGACTCTGGACAACATCGTAAACCTGGTGGCTAAGAGGATGTCCTCCGACGTCTGCTCCATTTACCTGCTGGAGGAGGACGGCGAGACCCTGCGCCTGCACGCCACCCGCGGCCTTTCCAGGCTCTCGGTCGGCATCACCATGAAGATCTCGGAGGGCCTGACCGGTCTGGTCGTGGAGCAGCGCGGCGTGGTCGCCACCGACAACGCCCCAAGGCACCCCCGCTACAAGTACTTCCGCAAGACCAAGGAAGAGAAGGTTCTCTCCTTCCTGGGCGTCCCCTTCTTCGAGCGCGACATCCCGATGGGGGTCCTGGTCATCCAGAACCGCGAAGCCCGCACCTTCACCCCCCAGGAGATCAGCGCCGTCTCAACCATAGCCTGGCAGATCTCCAGCATCGTCTCCAACGCCAAACTGCTCGACTCCATCCGCAAGAAGGAGGAGGAGCGTGCCTTCTTCGCCGCCGAGGTGGACCGCCTCAAGAAGAACGGCGTCCTCAAGGAGGGGGGCCGTTCCTCGCGCAAGGGCCCCTCTTCGGCTGCCCTGGTCGGCATCGGCATCTCCCCCGGCTTCGCCCTGGGCAAGGTCTCCATCCTGCACCACCGCGGCCCGAGCGAGGAGGCGATCCTGGAGCGCGCCCGCCCCCGTTCGGAAGAGCTGAACATGTTCCACCAGGCCCTGGAGAAGGCCCGCATCCACACCATCTACATGGAAAAGCGGATGGGGGAGATCCTCTCCGAGGCCGACGCCTCAATATTTCACAGCCACCTCATGATCCTCGAGGACCGCGGCTTCATCGCCAAAATCACCGCCCTCATCGAGGACGGACTCGGCGCCCACCGGGCGGTGAACCAGGTGGTCGAGGCCTACGTCTCCGCCTTCGCCAGGATGGAGGACCCTTACCTGCGCGAACGCAGCGCGGACATGGAGGACATCGGCCGCCGCATCTGCGACGCCCTGAACGGTCACAGCACGCACCGCGAGCGTCTGCGCGACGAGCGCATCATCGTGGCGCGCGAACTGCTCCCCTCCGACCTCGCCATCATGGACCACGGCAAGGTGATCGGCATCGCCACCGAAAAGGGGAACCTGAACGCCCACTCCGCCATCATGGCGCGCGCCCTGGGTATCCCCGCCGTCTTCGGCGTGGAAGGGCTGTTACAGCGGGTCGGCGTGCGCAGCGAGGTGGTGGTCGACGGCAACTCCGGCTGCGTCTACGTCAATCCCGACCAGAGCGTGAAGCAGGAGTACGTGCGCCTGCAGGGGGACTTCGACCAGAAGCAGCGCGCCCTCGAAGAGATCCGCGACCTTCCCGCCTGCACCCCGGACGGCTGCACCGTCTCGCTTCTGGCCAACGTCGGCCTCTTGAGCGACCTCAAGGTGGCGCACCTGCACGGGGCCGAGGGGGTCGGCCTGTACCGCACCGAGTTCCCCTTCATGACCCGCTCCTCCCTCCCTTCCCGCCAGGTGCAGGCCGCGGTCTACCGCAAGATGCTGGAGGGGTTCCCGGGGCTGCCGGTCAACATCCGTACCCTCGACATCGGCGGCGACAAGGGACTCTCCTACTTCCCCCATCCCAAAGAGGACAACCCCTTCCTGGGCTGGCGCTCCATGCGCATCTCGCTGGACCGGGAGGACATCCTCAGGGAACAGCTTGCCGCCATCCTGATCGCCTCGGCGTCCGGGAAGTGCAACCTCATGTTCCCGATGATCTCGGGGGTGGACGAGGTGCGCCGCATCAAGACGATCCTGGCGCAGGTGAAGGACGAGCTGACCCGCGAGGGACGAAGCTTCGACCGGGAGATCGGGCTGGGGGTGATGGTGGAGCTGCCCGCGGCGGTGATGGTGGCGGACATGCTGGTCAAGGAAGTGGATTATTTGAGCATCGGGACCAACGACCTGATCCAGTACACCCTGGCCTGCGACCGAAACAACCCGAGGGTGAAGAAATGGTACGACCCGTACCATCCGGCGGTACTGCATTCCATAAAAAAGGTGGCGGATGCCGCCGCGGGCGCGGGCAAGCCGGCCTCGCTGTGCGGCGAGATGGCGGGAGAACCGATCAACGCGATACTGCTCATGGGACTTGGCCTGCGCAGCTTCAGCCTGTCGGCGCCCAATATCCCCCGGGTAAAAGAGGCGGTGCGTCGCATCACTTTGCAAAAGGCGCGTGAGATCGGCGACCGGGTGCTCGCCATGGAGAGCGCCCGATCGATCAGGGAATACCTGGAAGCGACCCAGCGGGAACTGGGGCTGTAA
- a CDS encoding tetratricopeptide repeat protein produces the protein MATTFDEKLASGIAQMESGEYAQAVEAFKGCIALEPQNAEGYFYLGEAHSEAGQADDAIAALKKGLELAPGDLDGLTALGDVYFESGKHKDALGCYRKVTELQPKDCDGYVSMGLVYNAMERADDALKAFERALELDPGNVFALNAMGDLYYGLGDNEKAIAAYHRGIEIDPTDATARFNLGELYYDMDDLEAAERETLEAIRLDPDFTMSYLTLGNICIDQDRTAEAIKHFENYLKREHSPQAREMIAEVKAVIEGLREEMK, from the coding sequence ATGGCAACAACTTTTGACGAAAAGCTGGCAAGCGGCATAGCGCAGATGGAGTCCGGCGAATACGCCCAGGCTGTCGAGGCTTTCAAGGGTTGCATCGCGCTGGAGCCCCAGAATGCGGAGGGATACTTCTACCTCGGCGAGGCACACTCCGAGGCGGGGCAGGCCGATGACGCCATCGCGGCGCTCAAAAAGGGGCTGGAACTGGCACCGGGCGACCTGGACGGTCTGACCGCCCTGGGCGACGTCTACTTCGAATCGGGCAAGCACAAGGACGCCCTGGGGTGCTACCGCAAGGTGACCGAACTGCAGCCCAAGGATTGCGACGGCTACGTCAGCATGGGGCTCGTCTATAACGCCATGGAGCGCGCCGACGATGCGCTCAAGGCCTTCGAGAGGGCGCTGGAGCTCGACCCCGGCAACGTCTTTGCGCTGAACGCCATGGGGGATCTCTACTACGGTCTGGGCGACAACGAGAAGGCCATCGCCGCCTACCACCGCGGCATCGAGATCGATCCGACCGACGCCACCGCCCGCTTCAACCTGGGCGAGCTTTACTACGATATGGACGACCTGGAGGCGGCCGAGCGCGAGACCCTGGAGGCGATCCGTCTCGACCCCGATTTCACCATGAGCTACCTGACCCTGGGGAACATCTGCATCGACCAGGACCGCACCGCGGAGGCCATCAAGCACTTCGAGAATTACCTGAAGCGGGAGCACTCGCCCCAGGCCAGGGAGATGATCGCGGAGGTGAAGGCGGTGATCGAGGGGCTCAGGGAGGAGATGAAGTAG
- a CDS encoding NAD(P)-binding domain-containing protein, translating to MDQKYDVLIVGGGPGGVAAAYLCHKNGLSHILIESGKSIFQGIANTYPEGKNVYPSKPKENPEPFLVEELRPPDKPVTVEKYIQYVQHFVQHEGLNVLTDTQFENLEEGRDYLKVHTSRGTFQAKKVLLAFGSSIPKELSVYGDAKMVAKGLDDPKKYIGVRTLVIGGGNSAADVIISILKEKRNANDKEPVYWAHVAETFDVNKETAQRLGEEILLGGNIRLLPGATPRIGEVDDEGVDRLVIRVSEDKMEGGIERYHAMSFPMKNVIACIGSQGPTSIYDKIGVQTIACAEGVCQVAKEGDRLLLLTADFESTRKGVYVIGGAISPSYMRINQGAIQEERHPNLIYTAVNDAHHVIEAMLKKIKK from the coding sequence ATGGATCAGAAATACGATGTACTAATCGTCGGCGGAGGCCCAGGTGGTGTGGCCGCCGCCTACTTGTGTCACAAAAACGGCCTGAGCCATATCTTGATCGAATCCGGCAAGTCCATTTTCCAGGGCATCGCCAACACCTATCCCGAAGGGAAGAACGTCTATCCCTCCAAACCCAAGGAGAACCCCGAGCCCTTCCTGGTCGAGGAACTGCGTCCGCCTGACAAACCGGTCACCGTTGAGAAATACATCCAGTACGTGCAGCACTTCGTCCAGCACGAGGGGCTCAACGTACTGACCGACACCCAGTTCGAGAACCTCGAAGAGGGGCGCGACTACCTGAAGGTGCACACCTCCAGGGGGACCTTCCAGGCGAAGAAGGTGCTTCTTGCCTTTGGCAGCTCCATCCCCAAGGAGCTCTCCGTGTACGGCGACGCCAAGATGGTCGCCAAGGGGCTCGACGACCCGAAGAAATACATCGGCGTGCGCACCCTGGTGATCGGCGGCGGCAACTCGGCCGCCGACGTCATCATCTCCATCCTGAAGGAGAAGAGGAACGCCAACGACAAGGAGCCGGTGTACTGGGCGCATGTCGCCGAGACCTTCGACGTGAACAAGGAAACCGCGCAGCGGCTGGGCGAGGAAATCCTTTTGGGCGGCAACATCAGGCTTCTTCCCGGCGCGACCCCGAGGATCGGCGAAGTCGATGATGAAGGTGTGGACCGTCTGGTGATCCGGGTCAGCGAGGACAAGATGGAGGGCGGCATCGAGCGCTACCACGCCATGAGCTTCCCCATGAAGAACGTCATCGCCTGCATTGGCAGCCAGGGCCCGACCTCCATCTACGACAAGATCGGCGTCCAGACCATCGCCTGCGCCGAAGGTGTCTGCCAGGTGGCCAAAGAAGGGGATCGCCTGCTCTTGCTGACCGCGGACTTCGAATCGACCAGGAAGGGGGTCTACGTGATCGGCGGCGCCATCTCCCCCTCCTACATGCGCATCAACCAGGGAGCGATCCAGGAAGAGCGTCATCCCAACCTGATCTACACCGCCGTCAACGACGCCCATCACGTCATCGAGGCCATGCTCAAGAAGATCAAGAAATAA
- a CDS encoding YtxH domain-containing protein — MAERDNKVMVGALLLLAGGIIGAGVALMYAPQSGEKTRKEIGRYAKKARRKGEEALEAVEDFTEQVGEMAEAVGERANEILDRGKDMAYSAKKGLLKALEDGEARLMKERSRLAKLIG; from the coding sequence ATGGCCGAAAGAGACAACAAGGTGATGGTTGGGGCACTGCTGCTCCTGGCCGGAGGGATCATCGGGGCAGGGGTGGCACTTATGTATGCGCCGCAAAGCGGCGAGAAAACCCGCAAGGAGATCGGACGCTACGCCAAGAAGGCGCGCCGCAAGGGCGAGGAGGCACTTGAGGCGGTGGAGGACTTCACCGAGCAGGTAGGCGAGATGGCCGAGGCGGTCGGTGAGCGCGCCAACGAGATCCTTGATCGCGGCAAGGACATGGCCTACAGCGCCAAGAAGGGGCTCCTCAAGGCCCTCGAGGACGGCGAGGCCAGGCTGATGAAGGAGAGGTCGAGGCTGGCCAAGCTGATAGGTTAG
- a CDS encoding phosphoribosylaminoimidazolesuccinocarboxamide synthase — protein sequence MTTPVLNTDFPGLKLAARGKVRDIYDLGETLLIVTTDRISAFDVIMNEGIPNKGYVLTQISAYWFRQMEDIIKNHIISTDVADFPAECQPYADVLAGRSMWVKKAQPLAAECIVRGYISGSGWKDYQQTGAICGIKLPEGLKESDRLPQPIFTPSTKAELGTHDENISFEQMCEICGKEISEKVREVTLKIYEKARDLADQKGIIIADTKFEYGIYEGELIIIDECMTPDSSRFWPKESYKPGGPQPSFDKQFLRDYLETLDWGKTAPAPPLPEEIVKKTGEKYMEALVKLTGKGI from the coding sequence ATGACAACACCGGTACTCAACACTGACTTCCCCGGCCTCAAACTTGCCGCACGCGGGAAGGTGCGCGACATCTACGACCTCGGTGAAACGCTGCTCATCGTCACCACCGACAGGATCTCCGCGTTCGACGTCATCATGAACGAAGGAATTCCCAACAAGGGTTACGTCCTGACCCAGATCTCCGCCTACTGGTTTCGCCAAATGGAAGACATCATCAAGAACCACATCATCTCCACCGATGTGGCCGATTTCCCCGCTGAGTGCCAGCCCTACGCCGACGTCCTGGCAGGCCGCTCCATGTGGGTGAAGAAGGCCCAGCCGCTGGCGGCCGAGTGCATCGTGCGCGGCTACATCTCCGGCTCCGGCTGGAAGGACTACCAGCAGACCGGCGCCATCTGCGGCATCAAGCTCCCCGAAGGGCTCAAGGAGAGCGACCGCCTGCCGCAGCCGATCTTCACCCCCTCCACCAAGGCCGAGCTCGGCACCCACGACGAGAACATCTCCTTCGAGCAGATGTGCGAGATCTGCGGCAAGGAGATCTCCGAGAAGGTACGCGAGGTAACGCTGAAGATCTACGAGAAGGCGCGCGACCTGGCCGACCAGAAAGGGATCATCATCGCCGACACCAAGTTCGAGTACGGCATTTACGAAGGCGAGCTGATCATCATCGACGAGTGCATGACCCCGGACTCCAGCCGTTTCTGGCCCAAGGAGAGCTACAAACCGGGCGGCCCGCAGCCTTCCTTCGACAAGCAGTTCCTGAGGGACTACCTGGAGACCCTGGACTGGGGCAAGACCGCCCCGGCACCGCCGCTTCCCGAGGAAATCGTCAAGAAGACCGGCGAGAAGTACATGGAAGCGCTGGTGAAGCTGACCGGCAAGGGGATCTAG